In Granulicatella elegans, one genomic interval encodes:
- the clpB gene encoding ATP-dependent chaperone ClpB, with the protein MNIEKMTTMMQQSLAQAQEIAQNRKHQEIDVSHLWKVFLTPNHFVRNLYEDVHVPISELEKFVDEKIDQLPVVEGSQVQYGQGLSQSLYQLLTKADEIRLQFQDEYLATEVIVLALMETNHPIKEFLLKHQVTKQVLQERIEKLRGGSRVTSQNQENQYEALKQYAQNLNEAVKSGKQDPVIGRDEEIRDVIRILSRKTKNNPVLIGEPGVGKTAIVEGLAQRIVRKDVPENLKDKVIYSLDMGALIAGAKFRGEFEERLKAVLAEVTKSEGQIILFIDEIHTIVGAGKTEGSMDAGNLLKPMLARGELHCIGATTLDEYRENMEKDKALERRFQKVLVHEPTVEDTISILRGLKERFEIHHSVNIHDNALVAAATLSNRYITDRYLPDKAIDLVDEACATIRVEMNSMPTQLDTVTRRLMQLEIEEQALKMEKDEASKKRLSILQEELGTLREEANNLKMKWEIEKEEVNKIRDKREEIDRLKHELDEAEAEYNLEKAAELRHGRIPKLEKEIQELEAQAKLHAQEDNRLVQEAVTDEEIARVVGRLTGIPVTKLVEGEREKLLQLEDTLHERVIGQDEAVQKVADAVLRSRAGLQNPNRPIGSFLFLGPTGVGKTELAKTLAENLFDSQDHMVRIDMSEYMEKFSVSRLVGAPPGYVGYEEGGQLTEAVRRNPYTIVLLDEIEKAHPDVFNILLQVLDDGRLTDSKGRVVDFKNTVFIMTSNIGSQFLLEIQGETIDTETRQAVDSVLKSTFKPEFLNRIDETIFFTPLSKTHIHGIIGKMLKDLNLRLQEQEIQLVFTDELKDWISENAYNPVYGARPIARFIQREIETPLAKELIRSSILPGNTVQCDVVADHVTFHVVEE; encoded by the coding sequence ATGAATATTGAAAAAATGACAACAATGATGCAACAATCACTTGCTCAGGCACAAGAAATTGCGCAAAATAGAAAACATCAAGAAATCGATGTCTCACATTTGTGGAAAGTATTTTTAACGCCAAATCATTTTGTGAGAAATCTATATGAAGATGTCCATGTTCCAATTTCAGAATTAGAAAAATTTGTGGATGAAAAGATTGATCAATTACCAGTCGTAGAAGGAAGTCAAGTCCAATATGGTCAAGGCTTAAGTCAATCTTTATATCAATTACTAACAAAAGCTGATGAAATTCGACTACAATTTCAAGATGAATATTTAGCAACTGAAGTGATTGTATTAGCTTTAATGGAAACCAATCATCCAATTAAAGAATTTTTATTGAAACATCAAGTAACAAAACAAGTATTACAAGAAAGAATTGAAAAATTGAGAGGAGGAAGTCGTGTGACTAGTCAAAATCAAGAAAATCAATATGAAGCATTAAAACAATATGCACAAAATTTAAATGAAGCAGTAAAATCTGGAAAACAAGATCCAGTAATTGGACGTGATGAAGAAATTCGTGATGTCATTCGTATTTTATCTAGAAAAACAAAGAACAATCCTGTATTAATCGGGGAACCCGGGGTAGGTAAAACAGCAATCGTAGAAGGTCTTGCACAAAGAATTGTACGAAAAGACGTTCCTGAAAATTTAAAAGATAAAGTCATTTACTCATTAGATATGGGAGCGTTAATTGCAGGAGCAAAATTCCGTGGAGAATTTGAAGAACGATTAAAAGCAGTTTTAGCAGAAGTTACAAAATCAGAAGGACAAATCATTTTATTCATCGATGAAATTCATACGATTGTTGGAGCTGGTAAAACAGAAGGTTCAATGGATGCTGGTAACTTATTGAAACCAATGTTAGCTCGTGGTGAATTACACTGTATCGGGGCAACAACATTAGATGAATATCGTGAAAATATGGAAAAAGATAAAGCTTTAGAAAGACGTTTCCAAAAAGTATTAGTTCATGAACCAACGGTAGAAGATACTATTTCTATTTTACGTGGATTAAAAGAACGTTTTGAAATTCACCATAGTGTAAATATTCATGATAATGCTTTAGTAGCAGCAGCAACTTTATCAAATCGATATATTACAGACCGTTATTTACCAGATAAAGCCATTGATTTAGTCGATGAAGCATGTGCAACAATTCGTGTAGAAATGAATTCAATGCCAACTCAATTGGATACAGTGACTCGTCGTTTAATGCAATTAGAAATTGAAGAACAAGCATTAAAAATGGAAAAAGATGAAGCAAGTAAGAAGCGCTTATCGATTCTTCAAGAAGAATTAGGAACATTACGTGAAGAAGCCAATAACTTAAAAATGAAATGGGAAATCGAAAAAGAAGAAGTGAATAAAATTCGTGATAAACGTGAGGAAATTGATCGCTTAAAACATGAATTAGATGAAGCTGAAGCTGAATATAACTTAGAAAAAGCAGCTGAACTTCGCCATGGTCGTATTCCTAAATTAGAAAAAGAAATTCAAGAATTAGAAGCTCAAGCAAAACTTCATGCCCAAGAAGATAATCGATTAGTACAAGAAGCTGTAACGGATGAAGAAATTGCTCGTGTTGTAGGACGATTAACAGGTATTCCAGTGACTAAATTAGTAGAAGGAGAAAGAGAAAAACTTCTTCAATTAGAAGATACGTTACATGAACGTGTGATTGGACAAGATGAAGCGGTTCAAAAGGTAGCAGATGCAGTCTTACGTTCTCGTGCAGGATTACAAAATCCAAATCGTCCAATCGGTAGCTTCTTATTCCTAGGACCAACTGGGGTTGGTAAAACAGAATTAGCAAAAACATTAGCAGAAAACTTATTTGACAGCCAAGACCATATGGTCAGAATTGATATGAGTGAATATATGGAGAAATTCTCAGTGAGTCGTTTAGTCGGAGCACCTCCAGGATATGTTGGTTATGAAGAAGGTGGTCAATTAACAGAGGCTGTTCGTCGTAATCCATACACGATTGTATTATTAGATGAAATTGAAAAAGCACATCCAGATGTCTTCAATATTTTATTACAAGTATTAGATGATGGTCGCCTAACAGATTCAAAAGGTAGAGTTGTTGACTTTAAAAATACTGTCTTTATTATGACAAGTAATATCGGTTCTCAATTTTTATTAGAAATTCAAGGGGAGACAATTGATACAGAAACGAGACAAGCAGTGGATAGTGTCTTGAAGAGTACATTTAAGCCTGAATTTTTAAACCGTATTGATGAAACAATCTTCTTCACACCATTGTCAAAAACTCATATTCATGGCATTATTGGTAAGATGTTGAAAGATTTGAATCTTCGTTTACAAGAGCAAGAGATTCAATTAGTGTTCACGGATGAATTGAAAGATTGGATTTCTGAAAATGCTTATAATCCTGTTTATGGTGCTAGACCAATTGCTCGTTTTATTCAACGTGAAATTGAAACACCACTAGCAAAAGAATTAATTCGTTCAAGTATTTTACCAGGAAATACCGTACAATGTGATGTAGTAGCAGACCACGTTACGTTTCATGTAGTTGAAGAATAA
- a CDS encoding 16S rRNA (uracil(1498)-N(3))-methyltransferase, with protein sequence MQRYFINQVIQSIGEKISVLKEQEHHMVKVMRMNIEERCEIVDEQEQLYIAKMTQLSPFELTIEEHKEQQVELPIEVTIFVGLSKGDKLETIVQKATELGVHTIVPVEMKRNMVKWTKDKSQKKIERLQKIAQEAAEQSHRLHVPKVLDLMTLKESVDLAKQSTKALVAFEEVAKQGEAAVFVQTLTSLKKGDSIAFYFGPEGGFDVQEIEYLNSQEVHSCALGPRILRAETAPMYALATLSYHFELLKV encoded by the coding sequence ATGCAACGTTATTTTATTAATCAAGTCATTCAATCAATTGGAGAAAAGATTTCCGTTCTAAAAGAGCAAGAGCATCATATGGTAAAAGTGATGCGTATGAATATTGAGGAACGTTGTGAAATTGTAGATGAACAAGAACAATTATATATTGCAAAAATGACACAACTATCCCCATTCGAGTTAACCATTGAAGAGCATAAAGAACAACAGGTGGAATTACCGATTGAAGTTACGATTTTTGTAGGACTTTCTAAAGGAGATAAATTAGAGACGATTGTTCAAAAAGCAACAGAACTAGGGGTTCATACAATTGTTCCCGTAGAAATGAAACGGAATATGGTCAAATGGACAAAAGATAAATCGCAAAAGAAAATTGAAAGATTACAAAAAATTGCTCAAGAAGCAGCAGAACAATCTCACCGACTACATGTTCCGAAAGTATTAGACTTGATGACATTAAAAGAAAGTGTCGACTTAGCGAAGCAATCGACAAAAGCATTAGTCGCTTTTGAAGAAGTTGCTAAACAAGGGGAAGCAGCAGTATTCGTTCAAACATTGACTTCATTAAAAAAAGGAGATTCAATTGCCTTTTATTTTGGTCCGGAAGGTGGATTTGATGTTCAAGAAATTGAGTACTTAAATAGCCAGGAAGTACATTCTTGTGCCTTAGGTCCAAGAATTTTAAGAGCTGAAACAGCACCCATGTATGCACTAGCTACATTATCTTATCATTTCGAGCTTTTAAAAGTTTAG
- the dtd gene encoding D-aminoacyl-tRNA deacylase: MRVVLQRVSHASVTVEKKVIGKIQRGFLLLVGVTHDDAKEDMEYLVRKIVQMRIFEDEEGKLNRSIQDIGGEILSVSQFTLYADTRKGNRPSFSKAAPGDVALEMFEQFNGLLRDTGIPVETGQFGADMKVELLNDGPVTIQLDSKNR; encoded by the coding sequence ATGAGAGTTGTTTTACAGCGTGTTTCTCATGCGAGTGTTACAGTTGAGAAGAAAGTCATTGGAAAGATTCAACGTGGTTTTCTTTTATTAGTGGGTGTAACGCATGATGATGCAAAAGAAGATATGGAATATCTTGTTCGTAAGATTGTTCAGATGCGAATTTTTGAAGATGAAGAGGGTAAGTTGAATCGTAGTATTCAGGATATTGGCGGTGAGATTTTATCGGTTTCGCAGTTTACTTTATATGCGGATACGAGGAAGGGGAATCGTCCTTCGTTTTCAAAGGCGGCTCCTGGGGATGTTGCGCTTGAGATGTTTGAGCAGTTTAATGGTTTGTTAAGAGATACTGGGATTCCTGTTGAGACGGGTCAGTTTGGTGCGGATATGAAAGTAGAGTTACTAAATGACGGACCAGTGACAATCCAGTTGGATTCAAAAAACCGTTAA
- a CDS encoding MerR family transcriptional regulator: MYFIKQVSELSGVSVRTLHHYDNIGLLSPQKDENGYRYYSEEDLSYLQTILYYKYLGFSLKEIQSLLQQKEEDLLPHLQKQLMLMQNEKEKLLTLIDTLEKTILSTERKIRMSSEEKFKGFSVSDNKKYKNEAIKKYGEEVINEVEEKQKGKEDIVAEGFNRIFFAYAENIQKGIPATDEVNVTLAKELHEHMCKYAFDCSIDAFSSIGLEYAHNAEFRTNLDNYGKGVGQYACDAIQQYVAQVRGY; the protein is encoded by the coding sequence ATGTATTTCATTAAACAAGTGAGTGAACTTAGTGGTGTATCGGTGCGCACTTTACATCATTATGACAATATAGGTTTACTTTCACCACAAAAAGACGAAAATGGTTATCGATATTATAGTGAAGAAGACTTATCTTATCTACAAACGATTCTTTATTATAAATATTTAGGATTTTCTCTAAAAGAAATTCAATCACTTTTGCAACAAAAGGAAGAGGACTTATTACCACACTTACAAAAACAATTAATGTTAATGCAAAATGAAAAGGAAAAACTTCTAACATTAATTGATACATTAGAAAAGACAATTCTGTCTACAGAAAGGAAAATTAGAATGTCATCAGAAGAAAAATTTAAAGGATTTAGTGTTTCAGATAATAAAAAATATAAAAATGAAGCCATAAAAAAATATGGTGAAGAAGTGATTAACGAAGTTGAAGAAAAGCAAAAAGGGAAGGAAGATATTGTAGCTGAAGGATTCAATCGAATTTTCTTTGCTTATGCAGAAAATATTCAAAAAGGAATTCCAGCAACAGATGAAGTAAACGTAACTCTTGCAAAAGAATTACATGAGCATATGTGTAAATACGCATTTGATTGTTCGATTGATGCATTTTCAAGTATTGGATTAGAGTATGCACATAATGCCGAGTTTCGAACTAATTTAGATAACTATGGAAAAGGTGTTGGACAATATGCCTGTGACGCAATCCAACAATATGTTGCACAAGTGAGAGGATATTAG
- a CDS encoding THUMP domain-containing class I SAM-dependent RNA methyltransferase has protein sequence MTTYKLVATAAAGIEALVGKELRTLGYECQVENGKAYFSGGDYDIAKTNIYLRTADRIKIVFGQFTAKTFDSLFEQTKALPWEQILPVDAEFPVSGKSVKSTLHSVPNCQSIVKKAIVNRLSAAYARRTHLPETGALYPIEVSILKDVVTLTIDTSGTSLFKRGYRTEKGGAPLKENMAAALVMLTNWFPDKPFYDPCCGSGTIPIEAALIGLNIAPGLNRSFAAEKWTFFDPKAFETVRQEARKEIRTDITLDILGADIDGSMIEIAKQNAIKAGVSEHIEFKQMQLKDFRTKKEHGVLVANPPYGDRLLSEEQAQNIYRQMGQTYEPLETWSKYILTSDLSFEEHYGKQATKKRKLYNGAIRTDYFQFWGVRKRKPASE, from the coding sequence ATGACAACTTATAAATTAGTCGCCACTGCTGCAGCTGGCATAGAAGCACTTGTTGGAAAAGAATTACGAACTCTTGGTTATGAGTGCCAAGTAGAAAATGGAAAAGCTTATTTTTCTGGAGGCGATTATGATATTGCAAAAACAAATATTTATTTACGTACTGCAGATCGTATTAAAATTGTTTTTGGTCAATTTACCGCTAAAACATTTGATTCATTATTTGAACAAACAAAAGCACTCCCTTGGGAACAAATTTTACCAGTTGATGCAGAATTTCCCGTATCAGGAAAATCAGTTAAATCCACTTTACATAGTGTTCCAAACTGCCAATCTATCGTAAAAAAAGCAATTGTGAATCGTTTAAGTGCAGCTTACGCTCGTAGAACACATTTACCAGAAACTGGAGCACTCTATCCTATCGAAGTTTCTATCCTAAAAGATGTCGTAACTTTAACTATTGACACTAGTGGAACAAGTTTATTTAAACGTGGCTACCGTACTGAAAAAGGTGGCGCTCCATTAAAAGAAAATATGGCGGCTGCTCTTGTTATGTTAACAAATTGGTTCCCAGATAAACCATTTTATGACCCATGTTGCGGTTCTGGTACAATTCCAATCGAAGCTGCTTTAATTGGATTAAATATTGCTCCTGGATTAAATCGCTCATTTGCAGCTGAAAAATGGACATTCTTTGATCCAAAAGCATTTGAGACTGTTCGTCAAGAAGCAAGAAAAGAAATTCGTACTGATATAACATTAGATATTCTTGGAGCTGATATTGATGGTTCTATGATTGAGATTGCAAAACAAAATGCGATTAAAGCCGGTGTTAGTGAGCATATTGAATTTAAACAAATGCAATTGAAAGACTTCCGTACGAAGAAAGAACATGGTGTGTTAGTCGCTAATCCACCATATGGTGATCGTTTATTATCAGAAGAACAAGCTCAAAATATTTACCGTCAAATGGGACAAACGTATGAACCATTAGAAACGTGGAGTAAGTATATTTTAACAAGTGATTTAAGTTTTGAAGAGCATTATGGAAAACAAGCCACTAAAAAACGTAAACTATACAATGGTGCAATTCGTACCGACTACTTCCAATTCTGGGGTGTACGTAAACGTAAACCTGCGTCTGAATAA
- a CDS encoding diacylglycerol/lipid kinase family protein: MHLIIIANPYSGGGNGKKQFDCLVNYCLKNNITFSTYLTQYAGEMIEIIPRIIQNLTSEHKIIIIGGDGTLNEAISALIQCNQKIPVAYLPAGTGNDFAREMILTHDITTFIKHLYNETIKNLEIISYHEKMSHKKGIAINSLGFGIDAAICQLNTVQAKSQKKRFGLNKLSYLTPIIDAFKNHQEFQASIQVDDEPVQIADKNLLVGLFNHSYFGGGIQFVPTAKQNSHHFEVVVARDVTTKVILKAFPFILWNKQHFERFPNHLMKQTATKACIKIQQPILMQTDGEVTSFEAVDLEAELMTYPIYLT, from the coding sequence ATGCATTTAATTATTATCGCAAATCCATATTCCGGTGGCGGAAATGGAAAAAAACAATTCGACTGCTTAGTCAACTATTGCCTAAAAAACAACATTACATTTTCAACTTATTTAACACAATATGCCGGAGAAATGATTGAAATTATTCCACGTATCATTCAAAACTTAACTTCAGAACATAAAATCATCATTATTGGTGGAGATGGTACATTGAATGAAGCTATTTCTGCATTAATTCAATGCAATCAAAAAATTCCTGTAGCTTACTTACCTGCAGGAACAGGAAATGATTTTGCAAGAGAAATGATATTAACACATGATATTACGACATTTATTAAACATCTATATAATGAAACGATTAAAAATCTTGAAATCATTTCATATCATGAAAAAATGAGTCATAAAAAAGGGATTGCCATAAATTCACTAGGATTCGGAATTGACGCTGCTATTTGTCAGCTGAATACTGTACAAGCAAAATCACAAAAAAAACGATTCGGCTTAAACAAATTATCTTATTTAACACCTATCATAGATGCCTTTAAAAATCATCAAGAATTTCAAGCTTCCATACAAGTTGATGATGAACCTGTTCAAATTGCAGATAAAAATTTATTAGTAGGACTATTTAATCACTCTTATTTTGGTGGTGGTATTCAATTTGTACCCACTGCAAAACAAAATTCGCATCATTTTGAAGTAGTTGTTGCAAGGGATGTGACTACTAAAGTCATTCTTAAAGCATTTCCATTTATTTTATGGAATAAACAACATTTTGAACGATTTCCAAATCACTTAATGAAGCAGACCGCTACTAAAGCTTGTATCAAAATTCAACAACCTATTCTTATGCAAACGGATGGTGAAGTCACTTCTTTTGAAGCAGTTGATTTAGAAGCTGAATTAATGACCTACCCAATCTATTTAACCTAA
- a CDS encoding universal stress protein has protein sequence MFHEYSKILVPVDGSNEARLAFEKAIEVAKRNRAQVLIAHIIDTRVLQTPTGFEGNFNEEIQRQTENLFQEYRQYAQEHDFNDIDFVLEYGSPKVYISKNIPKDYQIDLIMMGATGLNAVERLFIGSVSEYVIRNASCDVLVVRTDLENQRQ, from the coding sequence ATGTTCCATGAATATTCAAAAATTTTAGTTCCGGTAGATGGATCTAATGAAGCTAGATTAGCTTTTGAAAAAGCAATTGAGGTCGCTAAAAGAAATCGTGCTCAAGTTTTAATTGCTCATATTATTGATACACGAGTCCTTCAAACTCCTACTGGTTTCGAAGGAAATTTTAATGAAGAAATTCAAAGACAAACAGAAAATTTATTCCAAGAATATCGTCAGTATGCCCAAGAACATGATTTTAATGATATCGATTTTGTTTTAGAATATGGTTCACCAAAAGTTTATATTTCTAAAAATATTCCAAAAGATTATCAAATTGATTTAATTATGATGGGTGCTACAGGACTAAACGCAGTCGAACGACTATTTATCGGTTCTGTATCAGAATATGTCATCAGAAACGCCAGTTGCGACGTCTTAGTAGTTCGCACCGACCTAGAAAACCAACGTCAATAA
- a CDS encoding ABC transporter ATP-binding protein has product MNGITLEGVSVWQGKTNILHQLHCQIEMGEFILLTGDTGSGKSTLFQFLSGIKPMVFEGQCSLLGKDISSMTPVQRATIAGTVFQKAYRQFTMKNLRSELTFTLENLGYDFEEIQDRIHHVTMDTVTQHLLDRPFVQLSGGEQQRSTIAVLLAMDVPILLLDEPFASVDENSRRSLMKLLFELSKKGKLVIVSDHDTNGYSEYVSRVLHIHEGSLQTVPISTLSNHSMIPLEQVGASTEKFFTFQNVIKEGLWSIPQFSLEKGITTLTGDNGVGKSTLLRAMVQLSKVKGNFLYEGQKITKRNRSKWLTLTVQEAMHQFVTLMPKDELNFGMKRFVHTQEWQERILTETPLGSKLDTSLMYLSGGEQKLIQLICMLSLEIPFLLLDEPFTGLDKKSCQLMGEWMKWNQQTHEQQLLVVSHRLAPLEGVSQHHIQITEQTLKKGGIQDGKTV; this is encoded by the coding sequence ATGAATGGAATCACTTTAGAAGGTGTCAGTGTTTGGCAAGGGAAAACTAACATTCTTCATCAACTTCATTGCCAAATAGAAATGGGCGAATTCATTTTATTAACAGGAGATACGGGGAGTGGAAAATCAACTCTGTTTCAATTTTTATCAGGCATTAAACCGATGGTTTTTGAAGGTCAATGTTCCTTGTTAGGAAAAGATATTTCTTCCATGACACCTGTTCAAAGAGCAACAATTGCCGGAACTGTATTCCAAAAAGCTTATCGTCAATTTACGATGAAAAATTTACGGAGCGAATTAACGTTTACTCTTGAAAACTTAGGGTATGATTTTGAAGAAATTCAAGATCGAATTCATCACGTTACGATGGATACAGTAACCCAACATTTATTAGATCGACCTTTTGTTCAATTATCTGGAGGGGAGCAACAACGTTCTACGATTGCAGTTTTATTAGCAATGGATGTACCAATTTTATTATTAGATGAGCCATTTGCTAGTGTTGACGAGAATAGTAGACGTTCCTTAATGAAATTATTATTTGAGCTTTCTAAAAAAGGAAAATTAGTTATTGTCAGTGATCATGATACAAATGGTTACAGCGAATATGTTAGTCGTGTATTACATATTCATGAAGGGAGTTTGCAGACGGTTCCGATTAGTACCTTGTCGAATCATTCAATGATTCCATTAGAACAAGTCGGAGCTTCTACAGAGAAGTTTTTTACCTTTCAAAATGTTATAAAAGAAGGTTTATGGTCGATTCCACAGTTTTCTTTAGAAAAAGGGATTACGACGTTAACGGGAGATAATGGTGTTGGAAAATCAACTTTACTCAGAGCGATGGTTCAATTGTCCAAAGTAAAGGGTAATTTTTTGTATGAAGGGCAAAAAATCACAAAGAGAAATCGTTCCAAATGGTTAACGCTGACTGTTCAAGAAGCGATGCATCAATTTGTTACTTTAATGCCAAAGGATGAATTAAATTTTGGAATGAAGAGATTTGTTCATACTCAAGAATGGCAAGAACGAATACTCACAGAAACTCCATTAGGTTCAAAATTGGATACAAGTTTGATGTATTTAAGTGGTGGAGAACAAAAGCTGATTCAGCTAATCTGTATGCTAAGTTTGGAGATTCCATTTTTATTATTGGATGAACCTTTTACTGGCTTAGATAAAAAAAGTTGCCAATTGATGGGAGAATGGATGAAGTGGAATCAACAAACACATGAACAACAATTATTAGTCGTTTCTCATCGATTAGCCCCTCTAGAAGGTGTGAGTCAGCATCATATTCAAATTACTGAACAGACATTGAAAAAAGGGGGAATTCAAGATGGAAAAACAGTCTAA
- the gpsB gene encoding cell division regulator GpsB, translated as MERHLSTKDILNKQFKRSFRGFDIEEVDAFLDQIIRDYDAFQKEISYLQSENERLLNKVDELSKQTSVPKGTRSASIPSAGVTNFDILKRLANLEKHVFDEKLEEDDDDLDKTRVITPIKD; from the coding sequence ATGGAAAGACATTTATCAACAAAAGATATTTTAAACAAACAATTTAAACGCTCATTTAGAGGCTTTGACATTGAAGAAGTTGACGCATTTTTAGATCAAATTATTCGTGATTATGATGCTTTTCAAAAAGAAATTAGCTATTTACAAAGTGAAAATGAACGTTTATTAAATAAAGTAGATGAATTATCCAAACAAACAAGTGTACCAAAAGGTACTCGTTCTGCAAGCATCCCTTCTGCTGGAGTGACAAACTTTGATATTTTAAAACGTTTAGCAAATTTAGAAAAACATGTCTTTGATGAAAAATTAGAAGAAGACGATGATGATTTAGATAAAACTCGTGTTATTACCCCAATCAAAGATTAA
- a CDS encoding ECF transporter S component: MEKWSLKDVILMALLAFLFGGVFMGAGFLYVALEVALTPGGYQPFANEILFGLWTMAAPMIGVLLKKKGSSTLGEMLAALAEMLMGSHFGVGVLVSGFVQGLGTEVGFFATGYKRYDTFSLTLGAIGTVVFSFLYEYFKLGYGAYSLGFLVALIVVRFISVFVFGVVFVKIVMNLLEKVKATRGN, encoded by the coding sequence ATGGAAAAATGGAGTTTGAAGGATGTCATTTTAATGGCATTATTAGCGTTTCTTTTTGGGGGCGTATTTATGGGAGCAGGATTTTTGTATGTCGCATTGGAAGTGGCATTAACGCCTGGAGGGTATCAACCTTTTGCGAATGAAATTTTATTTGGATTATGGACGATGGCTGCTCCAATGATTGGGGTACTGTTGAAGAAAAAGGGAAGTTCGACTCTTGGAGAAATGTTAGCTGCTTTAGCTGAAATGTTAATGGGTTCTCATTTTGGAGTTGGTGTCTTAGTTTCTGGATTTGTACAAGGTTTAGGAACAGAAGTTGGATTTTTTGCAACGGGTTATAAGCGATATGATACTTTTTCACTTACATTAGGTGCGATTGGTACAGTTGTCTTTAGCTTTCTTTATGAGTATTTTAAATTAGGATATGGCGCTTATTCTTTAGGATTTTTAGTGGCATTAATTGTTGTTCGTTTTATTTCTGTTTTTGTTTTTGGTGTAGTATTTGTAAAAATTGTAATGAACTTATTAGAAAAAGTAAAAGCTACAAGAGGAAATTAA
- the prmA gene encoding 50S ribosomal protein L11 methyltransferase, with amino-acid sequence MDWLEVTVVTHTESVEAVSEIFMEIGAKGVSIEDPLDYDQLNQEQLEWLSVERKSLYETDEVFVKAYFQPNQWNDEMTETVTNRVQELKSFGLTIGKGIVTLQTIGEADWAEAWKKYYFPVRVTRYLTVVPSWLEYQKQQEDERFIRLDPGLAFGTGTHPTTQLSLAALEQYIRGGESVLDVGTGSGVLSIAAKLLGASTVTAFDIDEMATRVSKENISLNPEVGEIAVYENNLLQGIHQPSDIIVANILAEILLMMPTDAYHNLKENGVLILSGIIQSKAEEVRSAYENVGFTLKQQLTMGEWNTFVMTKAKD; translated from the coding sequence ATGGATTGGTTAGAAGTTACAGTAGTAACTCATACAGAAAGTGTAGAGGCAGTCAGTGAAATTTTTATGGAAATTGGAGCTAAAGGAGTTTCGATTGAAGATCCTCTCGATTATGATCAATTAAATCAAGAACAATTAGAATGGCTTTCAGTAGAAAGAAAGTCTTTATATGAAACAGATGAAGTATTTGTCAAAGCTTATTTCCAACCAAATCAATGGAATGACGAAATGACGGAAACAGTTACCAATAGAGTTCAGGAACTAAAATCTTTCGGATTAACTATTGGAAAAGGAATTGTTACTTTACAAACAATAGGAGAAGCAGATTGGGCAGAAGCTTGGAAAAAATATTATTTCCCAGTTCGTGTAACTAGATATTTAACAGTAGTACCAAGTTGGTTAGAGTATCAAAAACAGCAAGAAGATGAACGCTTCATTCGATTAGATCCAGGTTTAGCATTCGGAACAGGTACACATCCAACGACTCAATTATCGCTAGCAGCTTTAGAACAATATATTCGTGGTGGAGAGAGTGTATTAGATGTTGGAACAGGTTCAGGTGTATTAAGTATTGCTGCAAAATTATTAGGAGCAAGTACGGTTACAGCTTTTGATATTGATGAAATGGCAACAAGAGTTTCAAAAGAAAATATCTCATTAAATCCAGAAGTTGGAGAAATTGCTGTGTATGAAAATAATTTATTACAAGGAATTCATCAACCTTCTGATATCATCGTGGCAAATATTTTAGCAGAAATTTTATTAATGATGCCTACGGATGCTTATCATAATTTAAAAGAGAATGGTGTTTTAATTTTATCAGGAATTATTCAATCAAAAGCAGAGGAAGTACGTTCTGCTTATGAAAATGTAGGCTTTACTTTGAAACAACAATTAACAATGGGTGAATGGAATACATTTGTCATGACAAAAGCGAAAGACTAG